The nucleotide sequence CCGCAGGCAATGGTAATAAAGATAAAGGGCATGGCCGGGCCGCCGATCACTGGGCCGCCGCCGTTGAAAAAGGGCGTAACGGTGGGCATGAGCAGGGTGGGCTGTACAAAAACGATGCCCACGGCCAGCATGAGGATGGTGCCGATCTTAAGGTAGGTCGACAGGTAGTCGCGCGGAACCAGCAGGAACCACACGGGCAGAACGGAAGCCAGGAAGCCGTAACCGGCAATGGCCAGGGCCACGGTGTTGCGGTTCCAGTCAAAGGCCCAGCCGAGCACATCCTTTTGCATGAGGTCATGGCCGCTCAGAATGCCGACAACCAGCAGCACCAGACCCACAAGGCTGGCCAGCAACACGCTGTTCTGCTTGAAGCGCATGATCAAACCCATGATCATGGCGATAGGCATGGTGATGACCACGATAAACAGCGACCAGGGCGCGTTGTGCATGGCGCTGATGCAGGCCAGCGAAAGACCGGCCAGAGTCAGAATAAGAATACACAGAACGGCGATGCCCGCCACGGTACCCGTAACGGGGCCCACTTCGCGCTGGGCGATGGACGAAAGGCTCTGCCCCTTGTGGCGCACAGAGGCAAACAGCACCACCATGTCGTGCACGGCGCCGCCGAGCACGCAACCGATCAAAATCCACAGAGCGCCGGGCAGGTAGCCAAACTGCGCGGCGAGCACGGGACCCACCAGCGGGCCGGCGGCGGCGATGGCGGCAAAATGGTGGCCGTAAAGCACAAATTCGTTGGTTTTAACGTAGTCGTGGCCGTCAGCAAAACGCACGGCCGGTGTAATGCGGCCAGCATCCAGTTTAAGTACCTTGTTTGCCAAAAAGATGCCGTACACGCGGTAGGCGATGGCAAATATGCACAATGCCGCAAATACAAGCGTCAGGGCATTAATGTGCTCCAAACTT is from Desulfovibrio desulfuricans and encodes:
- a CDS encoding carbon starvation CstA family protein; the protein is MESLEHINALTLVFAALCIFAIAYRVYGIFLANKVLKLDAGRITPAVRFADGHDYVKTNEFVLYGHHFAAIAAAGPLVGPVLAAQFGYLPGALWILIGCVLGGAVHDMVVLFASVRHKGQSLSSIAQREVGPVTGTVAGIAVLCILILTLAGLSLACISAMHNAPWSLFIVVITMPIAMIMGLIMRFKQNSVLLASLVGLVLLVVGILSGHDLMQKDVLGWAFDWNRNTVALAIAGYGFLASVLPVWFLLVPRDYLSTYLKIGTILMLAVGIVFVQPTLLMPTVTPFFNGGGPVIGGPAMPFIFITIACGAMSGFHAIIGTGTTPKMIGNERDILFVGYGAMLTEGFVAIMALIAACTLMPGDYFAINATPEKFSALVAAHPALNTVDLGFFEEKIGLNLHARPGGAVSLAVGMAHIFHKIPYMDHLMAYWYNFAVMFEAVFILTAIDAGTRVGRFFLQEMLGKVYAPFGDKNWTPGVYITSFIFTSMWGYLMYTGNISNIWPLFGLSNQLLAGCALIVCTSMLLRMNRGKLSLVTAIPGVFLTAVTFWAGYLQVTQTYVPGGKYLLAFLACLVMVLMVFVLVGTIRRWIELMNTKELVKDAYGDPVRALAEE